One Thermogemmatispora onikobensis genomic window carries:
- a CDS encoding PSP1 domain-containing protein — protein MQPTVSATENVVTVVGIRFRPAGRIYYFDPQGQTYRTGQYVIVETVRGVEAGRVVIPAKKVAESELSDPLKPVLRLATEEELRMMLSYKSKEKEALVRCAQRIAQHKLPMKLVEAEYTFDGSRLTFYFTSDERVDFRALVRDLAATFRTRIELRQIGARDQAKLQGGVGPCGKTLCCSSWITDFGIISIKMAKEQGLPLNPAKISGVCGRLLCCLSYENENYIQAKKRMPQIGTILETPSGPGKVVSINVPKETVEVMLESGATIQVPVPQQQEPGPGPGSGRASSAGGGCCQTCRLNPHRQEEPAAFSAGGSCSCGSSGSGAGPCPRCGSQGGCRSGCSTGGNTTSNQQRAD, from the coding sequence ATGCAGCCGACAGTTTCTGCTACTGAGAACGTTGTGACGGTTGTTGGTATCCGGTTCCGTCCCGCCGGGCGCATTTATTATTTTGATCCCCAGGGACAGACCTATCGCACAGGTCAGTATGTGATCGTCGAGACAGTGCGTGGGGTGGAGGCGGGCCGCGTAGTGATCCCCGCAAAAAAGGTGGCAGAAAGCGAGCTGAGCGACCCCCTGAAACCTGTGCTCCGCCTGGCAACCGAGGAAGAGCTGCGCATGATGCTCTCCTATAAAAGTAAGGAGAAGGAGGCGCTGGTCCGCTGTGCGCAGCGTATTGCTCAGCACAAGCTTCCTATGAAATTGGTGGAGGCGGAGTATACTTTTGATGGGAGCCGTTTGACGTTCTATTTCACCTCGGATGAGCGCGTCGACTTTCGGGCCCTGGTGCGCGATCTGGCGGCTACCTTTCGCACCCGCATCGAGCTGCGTCAGATCGGGGCTCGCGATCAGGCCAAGCTTCAGGGCGGTGTTGGTCCCTGCGGCAAGACGCTCTGCTGCAGCTCCTGGATCACTGATTTCGGCATCATCTCCATCAAGATGGCTAAGGAGCAGGGGCTGCCCCTCAATCCTGCCAAGATTTCGGGAGTCTGTGGCCGGTTGCTCTGTTGCCTGTCATACGAGAATGAGAACTATATTCAGGCCAAGAAGCGTATGCCGCAGATCGGGACGATCCTGGAGACGCCCAGTGGACCCGGCAAGGTGGTTTCGATCAATGTGCCCAAGGAAACGGTCGAGGTCATGCTGGAGAGCGGGGCGACGATCCAGGTTCCTGTCCCCCAGCAGCAAGAGCCAGGCCCTGGCCCAGGTTCAGGGCGTGCCTCATCCGCAGGTGGCGGTTGTTGCCAGACCTGCCGACTCAATCCTCATCGTCAGGAGGAGCCTGCGGCTTTCAGCGCTGGTGGCAGCTGTAGCTGCGGTAGCTCGGGCTCGGGCGCTGGCCCTTGTCCGCGCTGCGGCTCCCAGGGCGGCTGCAGGTCGGGCTGCAGCACCGGCGGCAATACAACTAGTAATCAGCAACGGGCGGATTAA